A stretch of Helicobacter pylori DNA encodes these proteins:
- a CDS encoding Plug domain-containing protein: MKTIFSLFFLFIVLKANPINPLLEPLFFPSYAQFLDLEPHFIIKKKRAYRPFQWGNTIIIKRHDLEERQSNQPSDIFRQNAEINVSSQTFLRGISSASSRIVIDSVAQ, translated from the coding sequence ATGAAAACGATCTTTAGCCTCTTTTTTCTCTTTATTGTTTTGAAAGCAAACCCCATAAACCCTTTATTAGAGCCGTTATTTTTCCCCAGTTACGCGCAATTTTTAGATTTAGAACCTCATTTTATCATTAAAAAAAAGCGCGCTTATAGACCCTTTCAATGGGGGAATACCATCATCATCAAACGCCATGATTTAGAAGAGCGCCAAAGCAACCAGCCAAGCGATATTTTCCGCCAGAACGCTGAAATCAATGTGTCTTCTCAAACTTTTTTAAGAGGGATCAGCAGCGCTTCTTCACGCATAGTGATCGATTCAGTCGCTCAGTAA
- the plsY gene encoding glycerol-3-phosphate 1-O-acyltransferase PlsY: MESVLNFLTNINVIFTLLGYLIGGIPFGYALMKIFYGMDITKIGSGGIGATNVLRALQSKGVSNAKQMALLVLILDLFKGMFAVFLSKLFGLDYSLQWMVAIASILGHCYSPFLNFNGGKGVSTIMGSVVLLIPIESLIGLTVWFFVGKVLKISSLASILGVGTATVLIFFVPYMHIPDSVNILKEVGTQTPMVLIFIFTLIKHLGNIFNLLTGKEKKVL, from the coding sequence ATGGAAAGCGTTTTAAATTTCCTAACCAATATCAATGTGATTTTCACCCTTTTGGGTTATTTGATTGGGGGGATTCCTTTTGGCTATGCGTTAATGAAGATCTTTTACGGCATGGATATTACTAAAATCGGATCGGGGGGTATTGGCGCAACGAATGTCTTACGCGCTTTACAAAGTAAGGGCGTGAGTAACGCTAAACAAATGGCTTTATTAGTCTTAATCTTGGATCTATTCAAAGGCATGTTCGCGGTTTTTTTAAGCAAATTGTTTGGGTTGGATTATAGTTTGCAATGGATGGTCGCTATTGCGAGCATTTTAGGGCATTGTTATTCGCCTTTTTTGAATTTCAATGGAGGTAAGGGCGTTTCTACAATCATGGGCTCTGTGGTGTTGCTCATCCCTATTGAAAGCCTCATCGGCTTGACGGTGTGGTTTTTTGTGGGTAAGGTGCTTAAAATCTCTTCACTCGCTAGCATTTTAGGGGTAGGCACAGCGACTGTTCTTATCTTTTTTGTGCCTTATATGCATATCCCAGATAGCGTCAATATCCTTAAAGAAGTCGGCACGCAAACGCCTATGGTGCTTATTTTTATTTTTACCCTTATCAAGCATTTGGGCAATATTTTTAATTTATTGACCGGTAAAGAAAAGAAAGTCTTATGA
- a CDS encoding FolB domain-containing protein, with amino-acid sequence MKTKQAVHIHNFVFETILGILEFERLKPQKISVNLDLFYTELPNKAYLDYMEIQEIIQNTMREKQYLLIEDALKDLSHALKTHYKEISELFLKISKLEISPNSQVGASVKIYYENDL; translated from the coding sequence ATGAAAACTAAACAAGCCGTCCATATCCATAACTTCGTGTTTGAAACGATTTTGGGGATTTTAGAATTTGAACGCTTAAAACCCCAAAAAATAAGCGTGAATTTGGATCTTTTCTACACGGAATTACCCAATAAGGCTTATTTGGACTACATGGAAATCCAAGAAATCATTCAAAACACCATGCGAGAAAAACAATACCTTCTCATTGAAGACGCCCTGAAAGATTTAAGCCATGCTTTAAAAACGCACTACAAGGAGATCTCTGAGCTTTTTTTGAAAATCAGCAAGTTAGAAATTTCTCCCAATTCTCAAGTGGGGGCGAGCGTGAAAATTTACTATGAAAACGATCTTTAG
- a CDS encoding bifunctional diaminohydroxyphosphoribosylaminopyrimidine deaminase/5-amino-6-(5-phosphoribosylamino)uracil reductase, protein MRLYESLLEICLNKAWEYQTLALENPSVACMVLDKNHEILSLETHKKAKTPHAEVLAAKSALKILRPSLKNDLEKLEDPKTLSDFLKTRHDNAFKDCVFLITLEPCNSYGKTPACSELLEILKPKRVVIATEENEAKKGGLARLQKARIETIICRNLENKAKDLLLPFRVMEQKGRFNLFKLALRMNGDYYHGKITGQKSVIFTHNQRAICNTLIISGKTIRTDNPLLDSRFCDSFYHNKNPNIAILSKHSISPHSKVFSAPNRLVNIFNNPKDLPLEKGFNFIEGGWGLFESLRDKIDALLLHSHASMISEAFSAFALKTPFKGRLLHAQILENEALLWIENS, encoded by the coding sequence ATGAGACTTTATGAAAGTTTATTAGAAATTTGCTTAAATAAGGCATGGGAGTATCAAACCCTAGCCTTAGAAAACCCGAGCGTGGCTTGCATGGTGTTGGATAAAAACCATGAGATCTTGAGTTTAGAAACCCACAAAAAAGCCAAAACCCCGCATGCAGAAGTCTTAGCCGCTAAATCAGCGCTAAAGATTTTACGCCCCAGTTTGAAAAACGATTTAGAAAAATTAGAAGACCCTAAAACTTTAAGCGATTTTTTAAAAACACGCCACGATAACGCTTTTAAAGACTGCGTTTTTTTAATCACCCTAGAGCCATGCAATTCTTATGGCAAAACCCCAGCGTGCAGCGAATTGTTAGAAATTTTAAAACCTAAAAGAGTGGTCATTGCCACAGAAGAAAACGAAGCTAAAAAAGGGGGCTTAGCAAGGCTACAAAAGGCTCGTATTGAAACAATAATTTGTCGCAATTTAGAAAACAAGGCTAAGGACTTGCTCTTGCCTTTTAGGGTAATGGAACAAAAGGGGCGTTTTAATTTGTTCAAACTCGCTTTAAGGATGAATGGGGATTATTACCATGGCAAGATCACCGGGCAAAAAAGCGTTATTTTCACGCACAACCAGCGAGCAATATGCAACACTCTCATCATTTCTGGGAAAACCATAAGAACGGACAACCCCTTATTAGACTCTCGCTTTTGCGATAGCTTTTATCACAATAAAAACCCTAATATCGCTATTTTATCCAAGCACTCAATTAGCCCCCATTCAAAAGTTTTTTCTGCACCCAATCGTTTGGTTAATATTTTCAACAACCCTAAAGATTTACCCCTAGAGAAAGGGTTTAATTTCATTGAAGGGGGGTGGGGATTGTTTGAGAGCTTGAGAGACAAAATAGACGCATTGCTTTTGCATTCGCATGCGTCTATGATTAGCGAAGCGTTTAGTGCATTCGCTCTAAAAACCCCTTTTAAAGGGCGGTTGTTGCATGCGCAAATCTTAGAAAATGAAGCCCTTTTATGGATAGAAAACTCTTAA
- a CDS encoding saccharopine dehydrogenase family protein has product MHTVLQIGAGGVGSVVAHKMGMNRDVFKNIILASRSLDKCYAIKESMLKKGLGEIGVEQVDADNTQALVALIQKYKPKVVVNVALPYQDLTIMQACLETKTHYIDTANYEHPDLAKFEYKEQWAFDKAYKEVGILGVLGAGFDPGVTNAYVAHAQKHHFDTIHTLDILDCNAGDHKRPFATNFNPEINLREVSSKGRYYENGKWIETKPLEIKQVWAYPQIGEMDSYLLYHEELESLVKNIKGLRRARFFMTFSQNYLTHMKCLENVGMLGIKEIEHQGVKIVPIQFLKTLLPDPATLAKDTTGKTNIGCYMTGIKNNQDKTLYIYNVCDHKKCYEEVGSQAISYTTGVPAMCAAKMICNDTWSTDHFRAGVFNIEELNTDPFMEELIKQGLPYEVIER; this is encoded by the coding sequence TTGCATACAGTATTACAAATTGGAGCTGGTGGCGTAGGCAGTGTGGTAGCGCACAAAATGGGCATGAACAGGGATGTGTTTAAAAATATCATTTTAGCGAGCAGGAGCTTAGACAAATGCTATGCGATTAAAGAAAGCATGCTCAAAAAGGGTTTGGGGGAAATTGGCGTTGAGCAAGTGGATGCCGATAATACGCAAGCCTTAGTCGCTTTAATCCAAAAATACAAGCCTAAAGTCGTTGTTAATGTGGCTTTACCCTATCAAGATTTAACGATCATGCAAGCATGTTTAGAGACTAAAACGCATTACATTGATACCGCCAATTACGAGCACCCGGATTTAGCGAAGTTTGAATACAAAGAGCAATGGGCGTTTGATAAAGCTTATAAAGAAGTGGGGATTTTAGGGGTTTTAGGGGCTGGGTTTGACCCGGGCGTAACTAACGCTTATGTCGCTCACGCTCAAAAACACCATTTTGACACTATCCACACTTTAGACATTTTAGATTGCAACGCTGGGGATCACAAACGCCCTTTTGCCACGAATTTTAACCCTGAAATCAATTTGAGAGAAGTCAGCTCTAAAGGGCGTTATTATGAAAACGGCAAATGGATTGAAACCAAGCCTTTAGAAATCAAGCAAGTGTGGGCTTACCCGCAGATTGGCGAAATGGATTCGTATCTTTTATACCATGAGGAATTGGAATCGTTAGTCAAAAACATTAAGGGCTTAAGGAGGGCGAGGTTTTTTATGACTTTCTCTCAAAATTATTTAACCCACATGAAATGCTTAGAAAATGTCGGCATGCTAGGCATTAAAGAAATAGAGCATCAAGGCGTAAAAATCGTGCCGATACAATTTTTAAAAACCTTGCTTCCTGATCCGGCCACTCTAGCCAAAGACACCACCGGTAAAACCAACATCGGGTGCTATATGACCGGCATTAAAAACAACCAAGACAAAACGCTCTACATTTACAACGTGTGCGATCATAAAAAGTGCTATGAAGAAGTGGGTTCGCAAGCCATAAGCTACACCACCGGCGTGCCAGCGATGTGCGCGGCTAAAATGATTTGCAATGACACTTGGAGCACGGATCATTTTAGGGCCGGGGTGTTTAACATAGAAGAATTAAACACCGATCCTTTCATGGAAGAATTGATCAAACAAGGCTTGCCTTATGAAGTGATTGAGCGCTAG
- the gltS gene encoding sodium/glutamate symporter: protein MQEIKLDIYATLVCMVLVLLLGRYVISKVKFLRDYDIPEPVVGGVLVAFFIMLARQFYNFGLQFDSSLKDPLMLTFFITIGLSADFKSLQKGGKMLAVFLLAVAGFVVCQNAVGISIASLLGVNPLMGLLGGSIALVGGHGTSAAWANFFTQPPYNFSSSLEVGMVCATFGLVSGGIIGGPVAKYLISKYKLEPKDTKEKDTLEGVASKGFETPKEQRLITASSFVETLALIAIALLVGTFLSHLMPKSFTLPTFVWCLFVGVILRNTLSFFKIHSVFDREVSVIGNVSLSLFLAYALMSVNLLELLKLAVPLAVILSVQVAVMILYVVLVTFRVCGKDYDAAVLCAGHCGFGLGATPTAMVNMQTITNHYGPSHVAFIVVPLVGAFFVDIINALAIKGFLLLPFFPS from the coding sequence TTGCAAGAAATTAAGTTGGATATTTATGCCACTTTGGTGTGCATGGTTTTAGTGCTGCTTTTGGGGCGTTATGTGATTTCTAAAGTCAAGTTTTTGCGCGATTATGATATTCCAGAGCCTGTTGTGGGCGGGGTTTTAGTCGCTTTTTTTATCATGTTAGCGCGTCAGTTTTACAATTTTGGTTTGCAGTTTGATTCTTCTTTAAAAGATCCTTTAATGCTGACTTTTTTTATCACCATTGGTTTGAGCGCGGATTTCAAATCTTTACAAAAAGGCGGCAAAATGCTTGCGGTTTTTTTGCTGGCTGTGGCGGGGTTTGTGGTGTGTCAAAATGCAGTGGGGATTTCTATCGCTAGCCTTTTAGGGGTCAATCCTTTAATGGGGCTTTTAGGGGGGTCTATCGCTTTAGTGGGAGGGCATGGCACTAGCGCGGCATGGGCTAATTTTTTCACCCAACCACCTTATAATTTTAGCTCCAGCTTAGAAGTGGGTATGGTGTGCGCGACTTTTGGCTTGGTGAGCGGGGGGATTATTGGAGGGCCTGTCGCTAAATATTTGATCTCAAAATACAAACTAGAGCCTAAAGACACTAAAGAAAAAGACACTTTAGAGGGCGTGGCGTCTAAAGGCTTTGAAACCCCTAAAGAGCAGCGCCTAATCACCGCATCCAGTTTTGTAGAAACTTTAGCTTTGATTGCGATCGCTTTATTGGTGGGGACTTTTTTATCGCATTTGATGCCTAAAAGCTTCACCTTGCCGACTTTTGTGTGGTGCTTGTTTGTAGGGGTTATTTTAAGAAACACCTTGTCGTTTTTTAAAATCCATAGCGTGTTTGACAGAGAGGTTTCAGTCATAGGGAACGTGAGTTTGAGCCTGTTTTTAGCCTACGCTTTAATGAGCGTGAATTTATTGGAATTGTTAAAACTCGCTGTGCCTTTAGCGGTTATTTTGAGCGTTCAAGTGGCGGTTATGATCCTTTATGTGGTGCTAGTAACCTTTAGGGTATGCGGGAAGGATTATGATGCGGCGGTGTTGTGCGCGGGGCATTGCGGTTTTGGGCTTGGAGCGACCCCAACGGCTATGGTGAACATGCAAACCATCACCAACCACTATGGGCCATCGCATGTGGCGTTTATTGTCGTGCCTTTAGTAGGGGCGTTTTTTGTTGATATTATTAACGCTTTAGCGATTAAAGGCTTTTTGCTCTTGCCTTTTTTCCCTAGTTAA
- a CDS encoding CopD family copper resistance protein — MDAIYPYVLVVHLLCAIIFIGYLFFDGVIFPNVKKMFGEEFANKANTGITQRAIKIMPLCVLGLVLTGGMMLSQYMGGDKGWCETPFQKILMLKVILALSIFLLVLFSLLCKFLGKKNPIGKYIHPIALTFGFLIAILAKTMWFV; from the coding sequence ATGGATGCGATTTATCCTTATGTGTTGGTTGTTCATTTATTGTGCGCCATTATTTTTATTGGCTACTTGTTTTTTGATGGAGTAATTTTCCCCAATGTGAAGAAAATGTTTGGCGAAGAGTTTGCCAATAAAGCGAATACAGGAATCACTCAAAGAGCGATCAAAATCATGCCCTTATGCGTTTTAGGGCTTGTTTTAACAGGGGGCATGATGCTTAGTCAATACATGGGGGGCGATAAAGGCTGGTGTGAAACCCCTTTTCAAAAAATACTCATGCTTAAAGTGATCTTAGCGTTAAGCATTTTTCTTTTGGTGCTTTTTTCTTTATTATGTAAGTTTTTGGGTAAGAAAAACCCTATTGGTAAATATATCCACCCTATCGCTCTAACTTTTGGCTTTTTAATCGCTATTTTAGCCAAAACAATGTGGTTTGTTTAA
- a CDS encoding heavy metal translocating P-type ATPase, whose translation MKCSHCQLEFKESELFKEVINHKELHFCCTGCARVYALLLDLNLESFYDKLNDSTLAPVTPQDPMNILELEQALEENNKGELILNLLLEKTHCNACLWLNQKVLERLKGVKKVSVNFTTHHLQIVFEKSLNPKKIVQKIESLGYGAKIYNAQNYTLKAQKEQRSYLLTLSVGFFATMNLMFIAIAKYASYGSASYGGMDKLMQRNLDLVSLFLSLLVLVVVGRFFIKGAFYGLKNGVLGMDLSVSFGALSAFVYSLYAMLVSQETYFEASSTILTLVFGSKFLELKARLFANEKCLALESHEIHSVIIVENGKQIEKHPKDVAIGSVVWVPSGAKIALDGVLLNNASVDASLISGEFKPLELGVNDPILGGYVNVGVPFSYQVSATFQNSRLSSLLETLKKSFLEKPLIESSANQIADIFSKAVLFLAFVSFLLWQFGLGGNFEKALMVCISVLVISCPCAFALATPIALVIGVFKNPLIVFKEALFLETLAKVKKIFIDKTGTLTQKEVLLKEKIIYEEFDERLLKSLLKTREHLVHSAILKSLHGDEVDLEKIEFFAHGLKASYQNETLLVGSLKFLNAMGVGIKAKESANIMVGFAKNKTLCALFILEERLKANAKEVIQALQNQGLELEILSGDNERSVKECAKKLGISKYHAHLTPEDKAQIISSYKGVCAMVGDGNNDALALKKASVSLGFEKSALSKSACDILLLEEDLSLLEKAFHNAQKVYQVVLQNIVLSLIYNAILIPVAMLGYINPLIASLSMSASSLLVVLNSLRLKRS comes from the coding sequence ATGAAATGTTCGCATTGCCAGTTGGAGTTTAAAGAAAGTGAGCTTTTTAAAGAGGTGATCAATCACAAGGAATTGCATTTTTGCTGCACAGGGTGCGCTAGGGTGTATGCGTTATTGTTGGATTTGAATTTAGAGAGCTTTTATGACAAGTTAAACGATTCCACTCTAGCCCCCGTAACGCCCCAAGATCCAATGAATATTTTAGAATTAGAACAAGCCCTTGAAGAAAACAATAAGGGCGAATTAATCCTTAATCTTTTGCTAGAAAAAACGCATTGCAACGCTTGCTTGTGGCTCAATCAAAAGGTTTTAGAGCGCTTAAAGGGGGTTAAAAAAGTGAGCGTGAATTTCACCACCCACCACTTGCAAATCGTGTTTGAGAAGTCCTTAAACCCTAAAAAGATTGTTCAAAAAATTGAGAGTTTGGGCTATGGGGCTAAAATTTATAACGCACAAAATTACACCCTAAAAGCCCAAAAAGAGCAGCGTTCCTACTTGCTCACTTTGAGCGTGGGGTTTTTTGCCACCATGAATTTGATGTTTATTGCCATTGCCAAGTATGCGAGTTATGGTAGCGCGAGTTATGGCGGCATGGATAAGCTCATGCAAAGGAATTTGGATCTCGTATCGCTCTTTTTAAGCTTGTTAGTGTTAGTGGTGGTGGGGCGTTTTTTCATTAAGGGGGCGTTTTATGGGCTAAAAAATGGCGTTTTGGGCATGGATTTGAGCGTGTCTTTTGGGGCGTTGTCGGCGTTTGTTTATTCCCTTTATGCGATGTTGGTGTCTCAAGAGACTTATTTTGAAGCGAGCAGCACGATTTTAACGCTTGTTTTTGGCTCTAAGTTTTTGGAATTAAAAGCCAGGCTGTTTGCGAATGAAAAATGTCTGGCCTTAGAATCGCATGAGATCCATAGCGTGATTATTGTAGAAAATGGCAAACAGATAGAAAAACACCCTAAAGATGTGGCGATAGGCTCTGTTGTTTGGGTGCCAAGCGGGGCTAAAATCGCACTAGATGGCGTGCTTTTAAATAACGCGAGCGTGGATGCGTCTTTGATCAGTGGGGAGTTTAAGCCTTTGGAATTGGGGGTTAATGATCCAATTTTAGGGGGTTATGTGAACGTGGGCGTGCCTTTTAGCTATCAAGTGAGCGCTACTTTTCAAAACTCACGCCTTTCTAGTTTGTTAGAAACTTTAAAAAAGAGTTTTTTAGAAAAGCCCTTAATTGAGAGCAGCGCGAATCAAATTGCGGATATTTTTTCTAAAGCGGTGTTGTTTTTAGCCTTTGTGAGCTTTTTATTGTGGCAATTTGGTTTGGGGGGTAATTTTGAAAAAGCTTTAATGGTGTGTATTAGCGTGTTAGTCATAAGCTGCCCTTGCGCGTTCGCTTTAGCCACGCCCATTGCGTTAGTGATAGGGGTGTTTAAAAACCCTTTGATCGTGTTTAAAGAAGCGTTATTTTTAGAAACTCTGGCTAAAGTGAAAAAAATCTTTATAGACAAAACCGGCACTCTCACGCAAAAAGAAGTCCTTTTAAAAGAAAAAATCATTTACGAAGAATTTGATGAAAGGCTTTTAAAGAGCCTTTTAAAAACTAGGGAGCATTTAGTCCATAGCGCGATTCTTAAATCATTACATGGCGATGAGGTTGATTTAGAGAAGATAGAGTTTTTCGCTCATGGCTTAAAAGCGAGCTATCAAAACGAAACCTTGCTAGTGGGGAGTTTGAAATTTTTAAACGCTATGGGGGTTGGTATAAAGGCTAAAGAGAGTGCTAATATCATGGTAGGCTTTGCGAAAAACAAGACTTTATGCGCGTTATTCATTTTAGAAGAGCGTTTGAAAGCTAACGCTAAAGAAGTTATTCAGGCTTTACAAAATCAAGGCTTAGAATTAGAAATTTTAAGCGGGGATAATGAAAGATCGGTTAAGGAGTGCGCGAAAAAATTAGGGATTTCTAAGTATCATGCCCATTTGACCCCTGAAGATAAGGCTCAAATCATCAGCTCTTATAAGGGCGTGTGCGCGATGGTAGGCGATGGCAATAATGACGCGCTAGCCTTAAAAAAAGCGAGCGTTTCTTTGGGGTTTGAAAAAAGCGCTTTGAGTAAAAGCGCATGCGATATTTTGCTTTTAGAAGAGGATTTGAGTTTGCTAGAAAAAGCGTTTCATAACGCTCAAAAAGTCTATCAAGTGGTGCTGCAAAACATTGTTTTGAGCTTGATTTATAACGCTATTTTAATCCCGGTCGCTATGCTAGGATACATCAACCCTTTAATAGCGAGTTTGAGCATGAGTGCTAGCTCGCTCTTAGTGGTTTTAAATTCTTTGAGGTTGAAACGCTCTTAA
- a CDS encoding tRNA1(Val) (adenine(37)-N6)-methyltransferase, translating to MDRKLLRLYQPLNAYSYNSDSLFLYDFSRPFIKNSGAILDIGSGCGILGLLCARDNPLASVHLVEKDSKMAFCSQKNALKFPNAQVFEGDFLDFNPPILYDAIVCNPPFYALGSIKSKNKGHARHQSELDFASLAAKVKKCLKPKGYFIFCYEALSLCLVVESLKSVKLTLEALRFVQSFKDKNAHLMLGAARNNSKSALKVLPPLITHNSKNQSDNTKEVLSIYQTCNTYSIKALLN from the coding sequence ATGGATAGAAAACTCTTAAGATTATACCAGCCCTTAAACGCTTATTCTTACAATAGCGATTCGCTTTTTTTATACGATTTTTCACGCCCTTTTATCAAAAATAGCGGCGCGATTTTAGACATAGGATCAGGGTGTGGGATCTTAGGCTTGCTCTGCGCTAGAGACAACCCACTAGCGAGCGTTCATTTAGTGGAAAAGGATAGCAAAATGGCGTTTTGTTCCCAAAAAAACGCCCTTAAATTCCCTAACGCTCAAGTGTTTGAGGGCGATTTTTTAGATTTTAACCCTCCGATTTTGTATGATGCGATTGTGTGCAACCCTCCTTTTTATGCCTTAGGCTCTATTAAATCCAAAAACAAAGGGCATGCGAGGCACCAGAGCGAATTAGATTTCGCTTCTTTAGCGGCTAAAGTGAAAAAATGCCTGAAACCTAAAGGGTATTTTATTTTTTGCTATGAAGCCTTGTCGCTTTGCTTGGTGGTAGAAAGCTTAAAAAGCGTTAAGCTCACGCTAGAGGCTTTAAGGTTTGTCCAAAGTTTTAAAGACAAAAACGCCCATTTGATGCTTGGAGCGGCCAGGAATAATTCCAAAAGCGCTCTAAAAGTTTTGCCCCCTTTAATCACGCACAATTCCAAAAACCAAAGCGACAACACCAAAGAAGTTTTAAGCATCTATCAAACTTGTAACACTTATTCTATCAAAGCGCTTCTCAATTAG
- the ccoG gene encoding cytochrome c oxidase accessory protein CcoG: MLETSSHFLKSFRLKRYIGFLLISLVLLITPFVRIDGAHLFLISFEHKQLHFLGKIFSAEELQVMPFMVILLFIGIFFITTSLGRVWCGWACPQTFLRVLYRDVIETKIFKLHKKISNKQESPKNTPSYKIRKALSVLLFAPVVAGLMMLFFFYFIAPEDFFMYLKNPSDHPVAMGFWLFSTAVVLFDIVVVAERFCIYLCPYARVQSVLYDNDTLNPIYDEKRGGALYNNQGHLFPLPPKKRSAENECVNCLHCVQVCPTHIDIRKGLQLECINCLECVDACTITMAKYNRPSLIQWSSTNAINTHQKVRLVRLKTIAYMGVIAVVIALLAITSFKKERMLLDINRNSDLYELRSSGYVDNDYVFLFHNTDNKDHEFYFKILGQKDIQIKKPLNPIAIKAGQKIKAVVILRKPLKSNATEYKRAKDALIPITIQAYSADDKNITIERESVFIAPSED; this comes from the coding sequence ATGCTTGAAACTTCTAGCCATTTTTTAAAATCGTTTCGCTTGAAGCGTTATATAGGTTTTTTATTGATTTCTTTAGTGCTATTAATCACGCCCTTTGTTCGCATTGATGGGGCGCATTTGTTTTTGATCTCCTTTGAGCATAAGCAACTGCATTTTTTAGGCAAGATCTTTAGCGCTGAAGAATTGCAAGTCATGCCTTTTATGGTTATTTTGCTTTTTATAGGGATTTTTTTCATCACCACTAGCCTTGGGCGTGTGTGGTGCGGTTGGGCTTGCCCGCAAACCTTTTTAAGGGTGCTTTATAGAGATGTGATTGAAACCAAGATTTTCAAACTCCATAAAAAGATCAGCAACAAACAAGAAAGCCCTAAAAACACCCCAAGCTATAAGATCCGTAAAGCATTAAGCGTTTTGTTGTTCGCTCCTGTTGTGGCGGGGCTAATGATGTTGTTTTTCTTTTATTTCATCGCCCCAGAAGATTTTTTTATGTATCTTAAAAACCCTAGCGATCACCCTGTTGCTATGGGTTTTTGGCTTTTTAGCACGGCTGTGGTGCTATTTGATATAGTGGTGGTTGCGGAGCGTTTTTGCATTTATTTATGCCCTTACGCTAGGGTGCAATCGGTGTTGTATGACAATGACACCTTAAACCCTATTTATGATGAAAAGCGCGGCGGAGCGCTTTATAACAATCAGGGCCATCTCTTCCCCTTACCCCCCAAAAAACGCAGTGCAGAAAACGAATGCGTGAATTGCTTGCATTGCGTGCAGGTTTGCCCCACGCATATTGACATCAGGAAGGGCTTGCAATTAGAATGCATCAATTGCTTAGAATGCGTGGATGCATGCACCATTACCATGGCTAAATACAACCGCCCTTCACTCATCCAATGGTCTTCAACTAACGCTATTAACACGCACCAAAAAGTGCGCCTAGTGCGTTTAAAAACGATCGCTTACATGGGGGTTATCGCTGTTGTGATAGCTCTTTTAGCCATCACTTCGTTTAAAAAAGAACGCATGCTTTTAGACATTAACCGCAACAGCGATCTGTATGAATTGCGATCTAGTGGGTATGTGGATAACGATTACGTGTTTTTATTCCACAACACGGACAATAAAGACCATGAGTTTTATTTCAAAATTTTAGGGCAAAAAGACATCCAAATCAAAAAGCCTTTAAATCCTATCGCCATTAAAGCCGGGCAAAAGATTAAAGCGGTGGTGATTTTACGAAAACCCCTAAAAAGTAACGCCACAGAATACAAACGTGCTAAAGACGCTCTAATCCCTATTACCATACAAGCTTATAGCGCGGATGATAAGAATATTACGATAGAAAGGGAATCGGTGTTTATTGCACCCAGTGAAGATTGA